The genomic window TAACTCCATAAAATGATCATGAATATAGAAATGCGAAAATCATAGAAACAAATACTGAATAGTGAATTTTTCATTGTGAAGTGATCATGATTGAAAGTGCCATGAATCCTAAACCTTGAACATCTATAGATTTAACAAACAATGTTCATTGCATTTGAACAAAGATTGACCCAGCAACACCTGCGATTAAACCTGAAATAAATACACCTTGTCATTTCATTCTTGAAACATTAATTCCGGCAACATCTGCAGCTTGAGGATTTTCACCAATTGATTTAAATCTAAGACCTCACCTTGTTTTTTGCATCACAAAGATGCTTATCACTACAATAATAATTGTAATAAATATTTTTCAAGAAACTAAATTTTCTCAGGAATTAGGTGATGGATTTAATGTTAATTCGGTAGTTCCGTAGTTTTGTAGTATACCAGCACCTTGTTTTGTACGTAAAATATAAACTCCAAATGCTGAAATTCCAGTTATTAAAAGTGAAATTGCAAAACCAGCAACGGTTTGATTACCTTTTAATTTAATTGTCATAAAACCAAATATTAATGCAAAAATCCCTGTAGCTAAAGCAGCTAAAAAAGTAATAGGTATTTGGAATCACATGCTTATTTGACTTTGATCAAAAATCAAATCTGTAAGAATAAAACTAATAAAGCAAGTTATAAATGCTCCGAAGACAACAAAACCATTAATTGCAATATTTACTATTCCTACTCTTTCAGAAAAAATTCCAGAAATAGAACCAAGAAGTAAAACACAAAAGATTAAGGTTGCGAAAATAACAACTGTTACTGACATTATTTTTCCTCCTCAATCACTAAGTTCGAATTTCTAAATATTTTATTATTAACAAATTTCTTGAATGTTTCTTTAAATAAATCTTCTTTATACTTTTTAAACTTATTTTTGTTCTCTCTTTTTGTGTTCTTATAATAAGAAATGTAGTCACTATATACATCAAGTCCAGCTAGTCTAACTTTTTCGTTGTATTCAAATTTTAGTTTCGCTAATTCTTGATATACTGAATTAATATCTACATCTTTTTTGTTTAAGTCTCTCTTGAGTTTTTCACTTAGACTTAAATAATTTCTAGTTTCATTTTTAAATTCTTTTTTACGTTGAATGCTCATTTTCTTAACATCTTTTACTCTTGTTTTATGTTTGTTGTACATTGTTTTTTTATCAGAGTAATATTCTTTTCTAACTTTTCGATATTCTTTATTTCTAACTAAAATCATTCATTTGATAAATGATTTAATTGGTGTTAGTTTACTAAATATTACAGCAATAGCAATAATAAATATCATTAATCCAGTAACTATTGGATAAAACTCATTAACAACTCCTAATTCAGAGAAAAGAGGAACTTTAGATGTATAAATAATGCTATAAAATATGCTTGAAAATAATACACCAATAGGATTGTTTAATGCAATTAAGGCAACAGCAATTGATTCAAACCCCATTGCTATAGGTCCAGATTCTAAACCTGTAATAGCACAATCTTTAATGACAAATAAGAAAAATCCCGCTATTCCACCAAGTGCACCCGAGATTGATAGCACACTTATAGTTAATGCTTTTTGATTTACACCAACATAATCAGCATTGTGTTTATTCAAACCAATCATTTTAAGTTTGTAACCGATAGATGTATTTTTATAAATAAATCAAAACACTGCAGATAAAAGCACCAATAAAATAACACCAATTATTTTAAATGTTTCAATTTGATCAAAACTAATTGATAATCTTGATGTTGTATATGGTAATGTTGAGAGAAATATACCAATATTTTCATCCGAAATAGGTATTAAAATTTCATTTTCCTTTGCTAATAATCATTTTCCAACACTAACAATAATTCAGTTTAAGAAAATTGTTGATATAACTTCATGCACATTAAAATATGCTTTTAATAAACCAGATATCATTCCACAAATGAATCCAACTACTATAAACAAGAGCATTCCAAAAAATAGCGTTAATGTAGAAGGTTCAAAATTTCTGTTTAGGATCATAAATGAAAAGAATAATAATGCAGGTAAAGTCATCTGTCCTGACACACCGACATTAAAATATCCTGTTTTGAATGCTACAGCAATAGCTAGGCCTAAAAACCCAAAAATTGCAAAATATAATCAAAAGTTGGTTATATTATATTCATCAAAAGCTGATGTTAATAAGCTAGCGATAAATTCGAAAGGATTACCAAATGTCCCGCTACTGATAAAAATATAAAATCCATATGCAATACCAGATAAAATAATTCCTACTAATATTGCTCAAATGGAACTAAAAACTTTTTTGATTGTTGATGAACCATTTTCGAAAGTCAAAACTTTTTGAAGTTTATATTTTTTATCTCTAAATTGTTCATTAAAACTACTAATGAACTTATTTTCTTTTGGATTATTCATTTTCACCTCCAACTTTCTTGTGAGACATATAAACCCCAATTTCAGATCTACTTAAATTCTTAGATTCTCTGACTACGCTCAATTGTCCTTCATTTATAACAGCAATTGTATCAGCTAATGCGATTACCTCATCAAGTTCATATGAAATGAGTAAAATCCCTTTACCTTTGCTTTTTTCTTCTAAAATTTTCTCATGAATGTTTTTTATTGCACCAACGTCAAGGCCACGTGTAGGTTGTAAAATAATTATGAAATCATGTGGATTTTCCATTTCTTTACCTACAATAAATTTCTGTTGGTTTCCACCCGAAAGAGATCTGGAAAGTGAATTCCCTCTTCTTGCACCTCTGACATCAAATTTATCAATAATTATTTCGAGATCCTTTTTAATATTTTTTCTCCTGAAAATACCAAACTTAACATATTTAGGATCTCACAATCTTCTTGATTGCATGTTATCAAAAACACTATAATCAAGAATCATTGAATGTTTATGTCTATCACTTGCAATATATGAAAATCCTAACTGAGAGATTTTGTATGTGCTTAATTTATTTAATTCAATGAATTCATCTTGATCTTTATTAAAATCACTAATAAGCTTGATGTTTTTAAGTACATTGATTAAATAAACAATTAATATAGGGACTATTACAAGCAATAATAAAATACATAAAGTTAGCATTAAGTTTAAGGGTATGACTTGAGAGATTGTTTTAGAAATCCCCATTAAAATTATTAAAATAAGTGTTATTGCAGCTAAAATACTTAAATAAACAATATTTATTTTTTTATCTTTTTTAAGCATACTAAGATAATTTTGTTTAATTAAATTAGTTTTCTTTAGTTTTAACGAACCTGAAGTAGGTTTCTTCAAACCAGAAACAACATACTCTAAGTCAGTTTGTCCATTACCTTCAACACCAGCTATAGCAACTATTTCGCCAGAATGAATATCTAAACTAAAATTCTTAAGAGGTTTATCTCCTTTAGTAGATACATTTTCTATTTTTAAGATAACTTCTTTATTGGAATTAATTGAGTGATTATTTAGAATAGTTTCAACTTGTCCACCGACCATAAGTTGAGCCATCTCTTCGATCGAAGTATCTGAGACCTTAAAATTTCCGGTAACTTCACCATGTCTTAATATAGTTGCATAATCAGCAACTTGTTTAATTTCTTTTAATTTATGTGAGATGAAAATTATTGTTTTACCTTGTTCTTTAAAAAGTTTAAATGTTTGAAGTAAACCTTGAATTTCTTCATCAGTTAAAACTGCAGTAGGCTCATCAAAAATCAAAATTTCTGAATCCCTATAAAGCATTTTCATTATTTCAACTTTTTGTTGAACAGAAACCGGTTCACTACCAGTTTGTTTATTAAGGTCAAAATGAAGATTAAATTTTTCTTGAATATTTTGAATTTTTTTAATTGATGGCTTTCTGTTAATTATTTTAAATTTAGAGAATGTTGTTTCATTACCTAAAATAATGTTATCTATATTTTTGTAAACATTAACTAATTTAAAATGTTGATGAACCATACCAATTCCAAGATCATTCGCTTGATTAGGTGACAAAATTAATGTTTTTTTGTCATTGACTTTAATAAAACCTTCATCAGGTTCATAAAGACCAAACAAAATAGACATTAAAGTACTTTTTCCTGCTCCGTTTTCTCCAATTAAAGCATGAATTGTTCCTTTTTTTACGCTAAAATTAATGTTTTTGTTTGCTCTTATATTTCCAAATGATTTTGAAATATTTACAAATTCAATTGCGTTTTCAATTTTATTATTCATTACAAATAAACCCATTAAAAGTAAAAAGGCTTTAAAGCCTTATCACTCAAATTATTTATTAGCGTTTTCCTTAATAGCTAAAACAATTTTTTCAACTCTTGTTAATTGAGTTTCTTCATTTTGTTGATTTCCATCTTTATCATAATATTTAGATGATGAAATAAAATCTTTTTGTTCTTTACTTAAAGCTTCAAATCTTCCTTGTGCGTTCTTTAATGCTTTGTCATAAAGTTTTCTATCCTCTTCATTTTCTAATCTTGAAGCCGAGAATTTAGTTCAACCATCTGTGTATGAACCTTCAATGTTATAAATCTTTGTAACTTCATCGCTTTCGAGATATTTGTTATTATCTCTAAATATGTAGTCAAACACTAAATCATAGTATGTTTGCCCATATTCTTTAGTAATTGATGAGGCGAACCTTGTAGCATTTGAAGTGTAAGCATAACCTTGATCAGAGTCTACACCAATAACTATTTGGTCAGTTTTAAGATTATTAATAAGTTCAAGAACAACTCCTGTTGCAGGACCAGCCACTGGTAAAATTACTGTTGGACGTCCTGATTGACCTTCATTAACACCGTTAGCTTCCATAACAGCTTTAATTTTTGGCTGGAAGGTTGATTCAGAAGGAGCAAAACCAGTTGTCGATTCAAATGTTCCCGATGGTAATGTATTGTGAACAGTCTTTTTATTACCTTCAATTAAATTATAATCATAAATTCCCCTAATAAATCCTTCATTAAAATTCAATACTCCAGGGAAATTCCCACCACCGAATGATGCAACAATTCTTTTTTCAGGATTATTTGGGTATTTTAATGCCAAATACTCTGCAGTTGCATTTCCAACAATATAAGATGATTCAATAAATTTACTATTTGCGTTTATTAATTTTTTATATGGACTTTCAGGAATTTGAAATTCTGAACAAATAATTAAAGGTGTATTTTTTGTTTTTTGATCATACTTTTCTAAAAAAGCAGCTAAAGTTGAACCATGTGTAAATCCATTAATTACAACTATATCAGACTTAGAAAATGTATTGTTGTAAA from Mycoplasma anserisalpingitidis includes these protein-coding regions:
- a CDS encoding ABC transporter permease → MSVTVVIFATLIFCVLLLGSISGIFSERVGIVNIAINGFVVFGAFITCFISFILTDLIFDQSQISMWFQIPITFLAALATGIFALIFGFMTIKLKGNQTVAGFAISLLITGISAFGVYILRTKQGAGILQNYGTTELTLNPSPNSWENLVSWKIFITIIIVVISIFVMQKTRWGLRFKSIGENPQAADVAGINVSRMKWQGVFISGLIAGVAGSIFVQMQWTLFVKSIDVQGLGFMALSIMITSQWKIHYSVFVSMIFAFLYSWSFYGVIEIAEIKRYGALFQAVPYVVTIIALIAFSKRTVSPEALGVPYDKSKR
- a CDS encoding ABC transporter permease, with amino-acid sequence MNNPKENKFISSFNEQFRDKKYKLQKVLTFENGSSTIKKVFSSIWAILVGIILSGIAYGFYIFISSGTFGNPFEFIASLLTSAFDEYNITNFWLYFAIFGFLGLAIAVAFKTGYFNVGVSGQMTLPALLFFSFMILNRNFEPSTLTLFFGMLLFIVVGFICGMISGLLKAYFNVHEVISTIFLNWIIVSVGKWLLAKENEILIPISDENIGIFLSTLPYTTSRLSISFDQIETFKIIGVILLVLLSAVFWFIYKNTSIGYKLKMIGLNKHNADYVGVNQKALTISVLSISGALGGIAGFFLFVIKDCAITGLESGPIAMGFESIAVALIALNNPIGVLFSSIFYSIIYTSKVPLFSELGVVNEFYPIVTGLMIFIIAIAVIFSKLTPIKSFIKWMILVRNKEYRKVRKEYYSDKKTMYNKHKTRVKDVKKMSIQRKKEFKNETRNYLSLSEKLKRDLNKKDVDINSVYQELAKLKFEYNEKVRLAGLDVYSDYISYYKNTKRENKNKFKKYKEDLFKETFKKFVNNKIFRNSNLVIEEEK
- a CDS encoding ABC transporter ATP-binding protein, whose product is MNNKIENAIEFVNISKSFGNIRANKNINFSVKKGTIHALIGENGAGKSTLMSILFGLYEPDEGFIKVNDKKTLILSPNQANDLGIGMVHQHFKLVNVYKNIDNIILGNETTFSKFKIINRKPSIKKIQNIQEKFNLHFDLNKQTGSEPVSVQQKVEIMKMLYRDSEILIFDEPTAVLTDEEIQGLLQTFKLFKEQGKTIIFISHKLKEIKQVADYATILRHGEVTGNFKVSDTSIEEMAQLMVGGQVETILNNHSINSNKEVILKIENVSTKGDKPLKNFSLDIHSGEIVAIAGVEGNGQTDLEYVVSGLKKPTSGSLKLKKTNLIKQNYLSMLKKDKKINIVYLSILAAITLILIILMGISKTISQVIPLNLMLTLCILLLLVIVPILIVYLINVLKNIKLISDFNKDQDEFIELNKLSTYKISQLGFSYIASDRHKHSMILDYSVFDNMQSRRLWDPKYVKFGIFRRKNIKKDLEIIIDKFDVRGARRGNSLSRSLSGGNQQKFIVGKEMENPHDFIIILQPTRGLDVGAIKNIHEKILEEKSKGKGILLISYELDEVIALADTIAVINEGQLSVVRESKNLSRSEIGVYMSHKKVGGENE
- a CDS encoding BMP family ABC transporter substrate-binding protein — translated: MKKTKFIIMGASISSFVPLTVLSAACSKDSQKEYIKESDRITPIVKREMANLELRKDSITITYLIDVGQLKDKALFQSGWEGLLTLKDQLDADPKFKGKVKFNPVVPSAVANFNDFYNNTFSKSDIVVINGFTHGSTLAAFLEKYDQKTKNTPLIICSEFQIPESPYKKLINANSKFIESSYIVGNATAEYLALKYPNNPEKRIVASFGGGNFPGVLNFNEGFIRGIYDYNLIEGNKKTVHNTLPSGTFESTTGFAPSESTFQPKIKAVMEANGVNEGQSGRPTVILPVAGPATGVVLELINNLKTDQIVIGVDSDQGYAYTSNATRFASSITKEYGQTYYDLVFDYIFRDNNKYLESDEVTKIYNIEGSYTDGWTKFSASRLENEEDRKLYDKALKNAQGRFEALSKEQKDFISSSKYYDKDGNQQNEETQLTRVEKIVLAIKENANK